The following are encoded together in the Pseudodesulfovibrio indicus genome:
- a CDS encoding SPOR domain-containing protein yields MKRIVLTLAVLAIAALITGGCARKHIESAPATQRPVVKAEPKPEPGIIEETYVVGGPEKPMGEPLDAPIEEVYEVDAAKEAGTSRAAVGETELAEEPLPDADQLRREADAAAGVHPSETGVRAEEAASPSLSPEDEQVMSRPIEGTEVAPVSGGYYVQVGAFSDLENANRALARLLADGYKGSVMIRTDEGLFRVQAGAFPDEISAGVALDKLRTDYPKGFVLKKP; encoded by the coding sequence ATGAAAAGAATCGTGCTGACCCTGGCGGTGCTGGCCATTGCCGCGCTCATCACGGGCGGCTGCGCCCGCAAGCACATCGAATCCGCCCCGGCCACACAACGGCCGGTGGTCAAGGCCGAGCCCAAGCCCGAACCGGGCATCATCGAGGAGACCTACGTGGTGGGCGGGCCGGAAAAGCCCATGGGCGAACCGCTCGACGCCCCCATCGAGGAGGTCTACGAGGTGGATGCGGCCAAGGAGGCCGGGACCAGCCGGGCTGCCGTGGGCGAGACCGAGCTGGCCGAAGAGCCGCTGCCGGACGCCGACCAGCTGCGCCGCGAGGCCGACGCCGCCGCAGGCGTCCACCCCTCCGAAACCGGCGTCCGGGCCGAGGAGGCCGCCAGCCCGTCCTTGAGCCCTGAGGACGAGCAGGTCATGTCCCGGCCCATCGAAGGGACCGAGGTCGCGCCGGTCTCCGGCGGGTACTACGTGCAGGTGGGGGCGTTCTCGGATCTCGAAAACGCGAACAGAGCCTTGGCACGCCTCCTTGCGGACGGGTACAAAGGCTCTGTAATGATCAGGACGGACGAAGGGTTGTTCCGCGTGCAGGCGGGCGCGTTCCCGGACGAGATTTCGGCCGGGGTGGCGCTCGACAAGCTCAGGACGGACTACCCCAAGGGATTCGTGCTGAAGAAGCCGTAG
- a CDS encoding integration host factor subunit alpha — MSTLTKAGIVDYIYERTDKNRAEIKDLVEVILEIMKTAVKKDHALLISGFGKFEAYDKRARKGRNPQTTQTITLPPRKVVVFRLSRKFRAELNP; from the coding sequence ATGAGCACCCTCACCAAAGCCGGAATCGTGGATTACATCTACGAACGCACCGACAAGAACCGCGCCGAGATCAAGGACCTGGTCGAGGTCATCCTCGAGATCATGAAGACGGCCGTGAAGAAAGATCACGCCCTCCTGATTTCCGGTTTCGGCAAGTTCGAAGCGTACGACAAGCGGGCGCGCAAGGGGCGCAATCCCCAGACCACCCAGACCATCACCCTGCCGCCGCGCAAGGTGGTCGTCTTCAGGTTGTCCCGCAAGTTCCGCGCTGAACTGAATCCCTAG
- a CDS encoding cyclic nucleotide-binding domain-containing protein, translating into MTTDRIDWGSIPLFKDLPAPAMDKVRPIFDLRTLEPGENLITEGEEGDEMFILVEGRVRVSKSMLIKGMEVPLLEMDNPRKVLATLEEIDHPVFGEIALMDRETRSATVQAVAPSRFLVTDRLRFFDLLDKEPAIGVRLFKRLARRMASTIRRNNGEIVKLTTALALALSRNKTTP; encoded by the coding sequence TCCCCCTGTTTAAGGACCTCCCGGCCCCGGCCATGGACAAGGTCCGGCCGATCTTCGACCTGCGCACCCTGGAGCCGGGCGAGAACCTGATCACCGAGGGAGAGGAAGGGGACGAGATGTTCATCCTGGTGGAGGGCCGGGTCCGGGTCAGCAAGTCCATGCTCATCAAGGGCATGGAGGTCCCGCTCCTGGAGATGGACAACCCGCGCAAGGTGCTGGCCACCCTGGAGGAGATCGACCATCCGGTATTCGGCGAGATCGCGCTCATGGACCGCGAGACCCGCTCGGCCACGGTCCAGGCCGTGGCCCCGTCCCGGTTCCTGGTGACCGACCGGCTCCGGTTCTTCGACCTGCTGGACAAGGAGCCGGCCATCGGCGTGCGGCTGTTCAAGCGGCTGGCCCGGCGCATGGCCTCCACCATCCGCCGCAACAACGGCGAGATAGTCAAGCTGACCACGGCCCTGGCCCTGGCCCTCAGCCGGAACAAGACCACGCCCTGA
- a CDS encoding HIT family protein: MTITDSDCIFCKIVAGDIPCAKVFESETVLAFLDIAPVNAGHALVLPKDHHPTLMDLPTGLGADLLAALKAVGGAVMEATGADGLNLMQNNHEAAGQLVHHAHFHLVPRFADDGLRLWPQAPYDDPEQMRKLAATIAGLLK, translated from the coding sequence ATGACGATAACGGATTCCGATTGCATTTTCTGCAAGATCGTGGCCGGGGACATACCCTGCGCCAAGGTCTTCGAATCGGAAACGGTCCTGGCGTTTCTGGACATCGCGCCCGTGAACGCGGGCCACGCCCTGGTGCTGCCCAAGGACCACCACCCGACCCTCATGGACCTGCCGACCGGGTTGGGAGCCGACCTGCTGGCGGCCCTCAAGGCGGTGGGCGGAGCGGTCATGGAGGCGACCGGAGCCGACGGGCTGAACCTCATGCAGAACAATCATGAGGCCGCCGGACAGCTGGTCCACCACGCGCATTTCCACCTTGTGCCCAGATTTGCGGACGACGGGTTGCGGCTGTGGCCCCAGGCCCCCTACGACGACCCTGAACAAATGCGAAAACTCGCGGCCACCATCGCGGGATTGCTGAAGTAA
- a CDS encoding class I SAM-dependent methyltransferase, with the protein MTRESYENVIAEHYRKVAEEQGDSPCSTMADQSIRRMETEAICGFVADILSRADRKLVIADVGCGNGYTLEVLSKAFPGQIFLGLEKTPELFAIARKRFEGADNVRVVSGDIRNEADVPEGGIDILLCQRVLINLLDAGDQQKALNNLVNGLRKPEGGQGGHALFIESFNSSLANLNEARSEFDLDPIAPAHHNQYLADDYFDHPGLRPYASETFDLPSNLLSTYYFTARVLHAMLTKGKDFKRNSEFVKFFSAALAPAVGDYSPLKFFAFSRKS; encoded by the coding sequence ATGACCAGAGAGAGCTACGAGAACGTCATCGCCGAGCACTACAGGAAGGTGGCCGAAGAACAGGGCGATTCCCCGTGCAGCACCATGGCGGATCAGAGCATCCGGCGAATGGAGACCGAGGCCATCTGCGGTTTCGTGGCCGACATCCTGTCCAGGGCCGACCGCAAGCTGGTCATAGCCGACGTGGGTTGCGGCAACGGCTACACTCTGGAGGTCCTGAGCAAGGCGTTCCCCGGACAGATATTCCTGGGACTGGAAAAAACCCCCGAGCTGTTTGCCATCGCCCGGAAGCGGTTTGAGGGCGCAGACAATGTGCGCGTGGTCAGCGGCGACATCCGCAACGAAGCGGACGTGCCCGAGGGCGGCATCGACATTCTCCTCTGCCAGCGGGTGCTCATCAACCTTCTCGACGCCGGGGACCAGCAAAAGGCCCTGAACAACCTGGTCAACGGGCTGCGCAAGCCCGAAGGCGGGCAGGGCGGCCATGCCCTCTTCATCGAGTCGTTCAACTCCTCCCTGGCCAACCTGAACGAGGCGCGCTCCGAGTTCGACCTGGACCCCATTGCCCCGGCCCACCACAACCAGTATCTGGCGGACGATTATTTCGACCATCCGGGCCTTAGGCCCTATGCGTCCGAGACCTTCGATCTGCCCAGCAATCTGCTGTCCACCTACTATTTCACGGCGCGCGTCCTTCATGCCATGCTGACCAAGGGCAAGGACTTCAAGCGCAATTCCGAGTTCGTCAAATTCTTCAGCGCGGCCCTGGCCCCTGCGGTCGGCGACTACTCCCCGCTCAAGTTCTTCGCTTTTTCCCGGAAATCGTAG
- a CDS encoding ACP S-malonyltransferase yields MTKTGILFPGQGSQEKGMGRDVAEADSAALDLWKLAERESGLPLREIYWDGEESDMADTRALQPALTVVNLTLWMAVRDKLAPAATAGHSLGEFASLGAAGVLDVEDCVRAVILRGRLMAESGGAGHGMAAVVKLPQDKVEEIVAEAVKLSGAELRIANYNTPAQFVISGEKEALDAAEPLVKEARGRAIRLAVSGAFHSPLIKEAADEFAAFLEGLAWREPAFPVFHNATALPEPDPDAILTVMQRQMTSSVLWVQTVQAMRALGVNDFVEVGPKGVLTKMLKPNLAPDEDWTARAVGSLAQAGEL; encoded by the coding sequence ATGACCAAGACCGGCATTCTCTTCCCCGGACAGGGGTCCCAGGAGAAAGGCATGGGCCGCGACGTGGCCGAGGCGGATTCCGCCGCCCTGGACCTCTGGAAGCTGGCCGAGCGCGAGTCCGGCCTGCCCCTGCGCGAGATATACTGGGACGGCGAGGAGTCCGACATGGCCGACACCCGCGCCCTGCAGCCCGCCCTGACCGTGGTCAACCTGACCCTGTGGATGGCCGTGCGCGACAAGCTCGCCCCGGCGGCCACCGCGGGCCATTCCCTGGGCGAGTTCGCCTCCCTGGGCGCGGCCGGGGTCCTCGACGTGGAGGACTGCGTGCGCGCCGTCATCCTGCGCGGCCGGTTGATGGCCGAGTCCGGCGGCGCGGGCCACGGCATGGCCGCCGTGGTCAAGCTCCCGCAGGACAAGGTCGAGGAGATCGTGGCCGAGGCCGTGAAGCTGTCCGGCGCGGAGCTGCGCATCGCCAACTACAACACCCCGGCGCAGTTCGTCATTTCCGGCGAGAAGGAAGCCCTGGACGCCGCCGAACCGCTGGTCAAGGAGGCCAGGGGCCGCGCCATCCGGCTGGCCGTGTCCGGCGCGTTCCACTCCCCGCTCATCAAGGAGGCCGCCGACGAGTTCGCCGCCTTCCTGGAGGGGTTGGCCTGGCGGGAACCCGCCTTCCCGGTCTTCCACAACGCCACGGCCCTGCCCGAACCCGACCCGGACGCGATCCTGACCGTCATGCAGCGCCAGATGACCTCGTCCGTGCTCTGGGTCCAGACCGTGCAGGCCATGCGCGCCCTGGGCGTCAACGACTTTGTGGAGGTCGGCCCCAAGGGCGTGCTGACCAAGATGCTCAAGCCGAACCTGGCACCGGACGAGGATTGGACCGCCCGCGCCGTGGGCAGCCTGGCCCAGGCCGGGGAGCTGTAG